Proteins encoded by one window of Nicotiana tabacum cultivar K326 chromosome 10, ASM71507v2, whole genome shotgun sequence:
- the LOC142165151 gene encoding uncharacterized protein LOC142165151, translating into MAVNNSEQETAATMTETSQVSSEDEFEVGISVAVTHPLYLAPTNTSEIFFILFQLTGIYNFSLCYRSTRIAFLGRNKLSMVDGRWKKEKFREKYWYQWEKCNAIVLSWLMNAIAPTLVSGIAYATNAHTVWMDLQEHFYKVNDTRYYNLHKEIGTLTQGISSISVYYSKLKDLWDETEDLMPHPGCDCPKTKKKSLNTFTNKNSYAMLISEESERNIEDSAGILGPSPNVTDGHYESTALYSSKTYNRPRYRKNFNLQCEFCKLKGHSKENFYQIVGYPIYYKFKKKGGVGSYNAVAQYGSSSGGYNSLPELGSYIQPCGQPNPGSVATTMQSRHI; encoded by the exons ATGGCGGTCAACAACTCTGAGCAGGAAACAGCTGCAACTATGACTGAAACTTCTCAAGTATCATCAGAGGATGAATTTGAAGTAGGAATTTCAGTTGCAGTCACTCATCCTCTGTATCTGGCACCTACTAATACGAGTgaaatcttttttattttatttcaattaacAGGCATATATAACTTCTCACTGTGTTATCGATCTACGAGAATTGCCTTTCTAGGTCGAAATAAGCTTAGTATGGTAGACGGAAGGTGGAAAAAGGAGAAATTTCGAGAGAAATATTGGTATCAATGGGAAAAGTGCAATGCTATCGTtttatcatggctaatgaatgctATAGCACCGACTTTGGTCAGTGGAATTGCATATGCGACCAACGCACACACTGTGTGGATGGACCTgcaagagcatttttacaaggtgaATGACACTAGGTACTACAACCTACACAAGGAAATTGGAACCCTAACACAaggtatctcctctatctctgtGTATTATTCAAAACTCAAGGACCTATGGGATGAGACTGAAGACCTAATGCCACATCCTGGTTGTGACTGccctaaaactaaaaaaaaatcattgaaCACCTTCACAAACAAAAACT CCTATGCTATGTTGATTAGTGAGGAGAGTGAGAGAAATATAGAAGATTCAGCTGGAATCTTAGGGCCTTCACCTAATGTCACTGATGGACACTATGAATCTACAGCACTATATAGTTCTAAGACTTATAACAGACCAAGGTACAGAAAGAACTTTAATCTACAGTGTGAGTTCTGCAAGCTAAAGGGTCATAGTAAGGAAAATTTCTATCAAATAGTTGGTTATCCAATATATTACAAATTTAAGAAGAAAGGGGGAGTTGGTTCTTATAATGCAGTAGCACAATATGGCTCATCTTCTGGTGGTTATAATTCACTACCTGAGCTAGGCTCTTACATACAGCCTTGTGGACAGCCAAACCCTGGTTCAGTGGCCACTACTATGCAGTCAAGGCATATTTAA